Proteins from a single region of Methanotorris igneus Kol 5:
- a CDS encoding coenzyme F420-0:L-glutamate ligase — protein MVEMMKAYPIKTRYIKPGENFIPIVIESLKNSNIKLNDGDFVVLSEKMVSTSENNFVDEREVKPKFWAYFTYYWSKYLWGYILGPLLGTRKDRVKNLRKMPKKETLRHKQVVIDHVGLIYALKPASEGGVDLTNVPGSYASLLPKEPKKWAEKLHKKIKEEFDVDVVVMVVDTDATYRFFKWYVTALPYAIDGIISGIGVLGYIIGKIGKRLGVGGLVGATPLAIAGNEIYKKYPLEKILKIADLADRSHITTKSIHDVMKKYNTFEITIEILEELEHTPVVVVKV, from the coding sequence ATGGTTGAGATGATGAAAGCATATCCAATAAAAACGAGATATATCAAACCAGGAGAGAACTTTATACCAATAGTCATTGAAAGTTTAAAAAATAGCAATATAAAATTAAATGATGGAGACTTTGTGGTGTTAAGTGAGAAGATGGTTTCAACAAGTGAGAACAATTTTGTTGATGAGAGGGAGGTAAAACCAAAATTTTGGGCATACTTTACCTACTATTGGTCAAAGTATTTGTGGGGTTATATTTTAGGACCTTTATTGGGAACAAGAAAGGATAGAGTAAAAAACCTAAGAAAGATGCCAAAAAAAGAGACGTTGAGGCATAAACAAGTGGTTATTGACCATGTTGGTTTAATATATGCTTTAAAACCTGCATCAGAGGGAGGGGTTGATTTAACAAATGTTCCTGGAAGTTATGCCTCTTTATTACCAAAAGAACCAAAAAAATGGGCAGAGAAATTACATAAAAAAATAAAAGAGGAGTTTGATGTTGATGTTGTTGTTATGGTTGTAGATACCGATGCAACGTATAGGTTTTTTAAGTGGTATGTAACCGCTCTTCCTTATGCAATCGATGGAATTATTAGCGGGATTGGTGTTTTGGGATATATTATTGGAAAAATTGGGAAAAGATTGGGTGTTGGTGGATTAGTTGGGGCTACACCATTAGCCATTGCTGGAAATGAGATTTATAAAAAATATCCATTAGAGAAGATATTAAAAATAGCGGATTTAGCAGATAGGTCTCACATAACAACGAAATCCATCCACGATGTTATGAAGAAATATAACACCTTTGAAATTACCATTGAGATTTTAGAGGAGTTAGAACATACTCCCGTTGTTGTTGTTAAGGTTTAA
- a CDS encoding RNA-guided pseudouridylation complex pseudouridine synthase subunit Cbf5, with amino-acid sequence MENVQNYPNFSSEKEELIIKEEAETNEEYGCNPYERKIEDLLKSGVVVIDKPSGPTSHEVSTWVKKILNLKKAGHGGTLDPKVTGVLPIALENATKCIPMWHIPPKEYICLMHLHRDADEEKIREIFKEFEGKILQRPPLKAAVKRSLRIRKIHKLEILDIDGRDILFRVKCQSGTYIRKLVDDMGEALGTSAHMQELRRVKSGVFEENDAVYLQDLVDAYHFWKEDGDEEELRRIIKPIEYGLRHLKKVVVKDSAVDAICHGADVYVKGISKLSKGIGKGEIVLVETLKGEAIGVGKALMNTKEILKANEGVAVDVERIYMEPNTYPRMWKRKK; translated from the coding sequence ATCGAAAATGTTCAAAATTATCCTAATTTTTCTTCAGAGAAAGAGGAACTAATAATTAAAGAAGAGGCAGAGACGAATGAAGAGTATGGATGCAATCCATATGAAAGAAAAATAGAAGACCTATTAAAAAGTGGTGTAGTTGTTATTGATAAACCTTCCGGTCCTACATCACATGAGGTCTCTACATGGGTAAAGAAGATATTAAATTTAAAAAAGGCGGGACATGGTGGGACATTAGACCCAAAGGTAACTGGTGTCTTGCCAATTGCATTAGAGAATGCTACAAAATGCATTCCTATGTGGCACATCCCTCCAAAAGAATATATTTGCTTAATGCATTTGCATAGGGATGCGGATGAGGAAAAAATAAGGGAAATATTTAAGGAATTTGAAGGGAAAATACTGCAGAGGCCTCCTTTAAAGGCAGCGGTGAAGAGGAGTTTAAGGATAAGAAAGATACATAAATTAGAGATATTGGATATTGATGGGAGAGATATTTTGTTTAGAGTTAAATGTCAATCAGGAACTTACATAAGGAAGTTAGTTGATGATATGGGGGAGGCATTAGGAACCTCTGCCCATATGCAGGAATTGAGAAGGGTAAAAAGTGGGGTTTTTGAGGAAAATGATGCGGTTTACTTGCAAGATTTAGTTGATGCATATCATTTTTGGAAAGAAGATGGTGATGAGGAGGAGTTAAGGAGAATAATAAAGCCAATTGAATATGGGTTGAGGCATTTAAAAAAGGTTGTTGTTAAAGATTCAGCAGTTGATGCAATATGCCATGGAGCAGATGTTTATGTTAAAGGAATCTCTAAGTTGAGCAAGGGAATTGGGAAGGGAGAGATTGTTTTAGTTGAAACTTTAAAAGGAGAGGCAATTGGAGTGGGGAAGGCATTGATGAACACAAAGGAGATTTTAAAGGCAAATGAAGGTGTTGCTGTTGATGTAGAGAGGATTTATATGGAACCAAATACATATCCAAGAATGTGGAAAAGGAAGAAGTAA
- a CDS encoding 4Fe-4S dicluster domain-containing protein, giving the protein MISINENFCKGCDICIEVCPKKVFEKSKKLNKKGIYPPIPVNEDKCVKCMLCVLQCPDQAISVE; this is encoded by the coding sequence ATGATAAGCATAAACGAAAACTTCTGTAAAGGATGTGATATATGTATTGAGGTATGTCCAAAGAAGGTTTTCGAAAAATCTAAAAAATTAAATAAAAAAGGTATTTACCCACCAATCCCAGTAAATGAAGATAAATGCGTAAAATGCATGCTGTGTGTTTTGCAGTGCCCAGACCAAGCAATATCTGTTGAATGA
- a CDS encoding cupin domain-containing protein: MIIMKIIKSEYDKIKPYVTKDGSIIRELMHPSVHGDVKQSLAEAIVPVGSKTLLHKHHESEEIYYILEGKGLMTLGNEKFEVKKGDTICIPPETPHKIENIGKVPLKILCCSFPPYSHEDTELME; this comes from the coding sequence ATGATAATTATGAAAATTATAAAAAGTGAATACGACAAAATTAAACCATATGTTACCAAAGATGGTTCAATAATTCGTGAATTAATGCATCCAAGTGTTCATGGAGATGTAAAACAAAGTTTGGCAGAAGCGATTGTTCCAGTAGGTTCTAAAACTTTATTACATAAGCATCATGAATCTGAGGAAATATATTACATTTTGGAAGGCAAAGGGTTGATGACATTAGGTAACGAAAAATTTGAAGTTAAAAAAGGAGATACTATATGCATCCCTCCTGAAACCCCTCATAAGATTGAAAATATAGGTAAGGTTCCTTTAAAGATCTTGTGTTGTAGTTTTCCACCATATTCTCATGAGGATACAGAATTAATGGAGTAA
- a CDS encoding ATP-binding protein, producing the protein MFINRKEELSFLEKLYKSNKKEVLILYGRRRVGKTELIKQFIKNINSENVIYFLADKSGLKTNAERFYEKAAKKFNLPKVKVDDFRDAFNLLKIIPNNRIVVVIDEFSYLLEDKNTSAIFQHIIDEILDDRFFIILCGSLVGLMESLMSYKNPLYGRRTAQLKLSPLNFLHVREYFKNTDIETVVKIYSVTGGIPMYFKLFKGEDFEKELNEVVFSKTSILYEEVEFILREEVGDVHRYYLILEALAKGYNRVSEISSVTGVEAKDLPKYLRVLMSLDLVEREIPITEGLKSKKGRYKIKDNFFRFWFRFVYPNKSEIEIGTYEMDYLSFNKYVGEVFEYIAKEFLIELNKNDNLPFKFSKIGRWWHKGEEVDLITLNENERKALFVEVKWKELSVKEVYGIFKDLERKSELVGLKEYDKYYCVFCKGIKGKIELDVNYLVFDLESLEQYSVSE; encoded by the coding sequence ATGTTTATAAATAGAAAAGAAGAACTATCTTTTTTAGAAAAACTTTACAAATCAAACAAAAAAGAAGTTTTAATTTTATATGGAAGGAGAAGAGTCGGAAAAACTGAACTTATAAAGCAATTTATAAAAAATATTAATTCAGAGAATGTTATTTATTTTTTGGCAGATAAAAGTGGATTAAAAACAAATGCAGAGAGGTTTTATGAAAAAGCTGCTAAAAAATTCAATTTACCAAAGGTTAAAGTGGATGATTTTAGGGATGCATTTAATCTTTTAAAAATAATCCCAAATAATAGGATAGTTGTGGTTATTGATGAATTCTCATATTTATTAGAGGACAAAAATACTTCAGCAATTTTTCAGCATATAATTGATGAGATTTTGGATGATAGGTTTTTTATAATTCTTTGCGGTTCTCTTGTTGGATTGATGGAGAGTTTAATGAGCTACAAAAATCCACTGTATGGGAGGAGAACAGCCCAACTAAAACTATCTCCATTAAATTTTTTACATGTTAGAGAGTATTTTAAGAATACTGATATTGAGACGGTTGTTAAAATCTATTCTGTAACTGGAGGCATTCCAATGTATTTTAAGCTTTTTAAAGGGGAGGATTTTGAGAAGGAATTAAATGAGGTTGTTTTTTCAAAAACATCTATTTTGTATGAAGAGGTAGAATTTATTTTGAGGGAAGAGGTTGGAGATGTTCATAGGTATTATTTAATCCTTGAAGCACTTGCTAAGGGCTATAATAGAGTTAGTGAGATTTCGAGTGTTACAGGCGTTGAAGCAAAGGATTTACCAAAATATTTGAGAGTTTTGATGAGTTTGGATTTGGTTGAGAGGGAGATTCCAATAACTGAGGGTCTGAAGAGTAAGAAGGGGAGGTATAAGATAAAGGATAATTTCTTTAGGTTTTGGTTTAGGTTTGTGTATCCAAATAAGAGTGAGATTGAAATTGGAACTTATGAAATGGATTATTTATCTTTTAATAAATATGTTGGAGAGGTTTTTGAGTATATAGCTAAAGAGTTTTTAATTGAGTTGAACAAAAATGATAACTTGCCATTTAAGTTTTCAAAGATTGGTAGATGGTGGCATAAGGGAGAGGAGGTTGATTTAATTACCTTGAATGAAAATGAGAGAAAGGCATTATTTGTTGAGGTAAAATGGAAGGAGTTAAGTGTTAAGGAAGTTTATGGTATTTTTAAGGATTTGGAGAGGAAATCTGAATTAGTTGGGTTGAAGGAGTATGATAAATATTATTGTGTTTTTTGTAAGGGAATTAAAGGGAAAATAGAGTTAGATGTGAATTATTTAGTGTTTGATTTAGAGAGTTTAGAGCAGTACTCAGTTAGTGAATAA
- a CDS encoding Lrp/AsnC family transcriptional regulator, with the protein MNLDKIDLKILRILQEDGRKSYREIGRELKISEGTVRARIKKMKENGIINGFHISVNPHKLGKDVIAILGLYLKPSEVKKTLEILKSYDEITQLYQTTGEYDAVCVVVLEDMEELGRFLSEKIYPLVNVNGCKVTLVLNILKDGHKIPI; encoded by the coding sequence ATGAATCTTGATAAAATTGATTTAAAAATACTAAGAATCTTGCAGGAAGATGGTAGAAAATCATATAGGGAAATTGGAAGGGAGTTAAAAATTAGTGAAGGAACAGTTAGAGCAAGGATAAAAAAGATGAAGGAAAATGGAATAATAAACGGATTCCATATATCAGTAAATCCCCACAAATTAGGAAAAGATGTTATTGCAATTTTAGGACTTTATTTAAAACCTTCTGAGGTAAAGAAAACCCTTGAGATTTTGAAAAGTTATGATGAGATAACCCAACTTTATCAAACCACTGGAGAGTATGATGCTGTATGTGTGGTTGTTCTTGAAGATATGGAGGAACTGGGGAGATTTTTAAGTGAAAAGATATATCCGCTTGTTAATGTGAACGGTTGTAAGGTCACTCTCGTTCTCAACATCTTAAAAGATGGTCATAAGATTCCAATCTAA
- a CDS encoding V4R domain-containing protein, with the protein MDKYLLMKRIDENIHNLIKNNSPKRDLGDLIPLSIFQAVRIGILTAGCGIEAIIYNIGKDIGKSVISNYVENSPTELLENFAEILKKTKIGILGIEKIDDDEMILSLRECVSCYNAPNVGTTLCHFEAGLISGTLESKLKRHVKVTETKCCGKGDDYCEFYVKIGERRYW; encoded by the coding sequence ATGGATAAGTACCTCTTGATGAAGAGAATAGATGAGAATATACATAATTTAATAAAAAATAATTCACCAAAGAGAGATTTGGGAGATTTAATTCCATTGTCAATATTTCAGGCAGTGAGGATAGGTATTTTAACGGCAGGGTGTGGAATTGAAGCGATAATATACAATATAGGTAAAGACATTGGAAAGAGCGTAATATCAAATTACGTCGAAAACTCCCCAACCGAGTTATTAGAGAATTTTGCTGAAATATTAAAAAAGACAAAAATTGGAATATTGGGAATAGAGAAAATTGACGATGATGAGATGATTTTATCATTGAGAGAGTGTGTCTCTTGCTACAATGCCCCAAATGTTGGAACTACATTGTGTCATTTTGAGGCAGGGTTGATTAGTGGAACTTTGGAAAGTAAATTAAAGAGACATGTTAAGGTTACGGAGACAAAATGTTGTGGTAAAGGAGATGATTACTGTGAGTTTTATGTCAAAATTGGGGAGAGAAGATACTGGTAA
- a CDS encoding AtpZ/AtpI family protein codes for MKIRDIALEFVSCIVIGIVVGYIIGAQTNNMIYVVIGLLIGILAGISRFIKFIRNYKQW; via the coding sequence ATGAAAATTAGAGATATAGCATTGGAATTTGTTTCATGCATAGTTATAGGTATTGTGGTTGGTTATATAATAGGGGCCCAAACTAACAATATGATTTATGTAGTTATTGGTCTATTAATTGGTATCTTAGCTGGAATTTCACGGTTTATTAAATTTATAAGGAATTATAAACAGTGGTGA
- a CDS encoding tetratricopeptide repeat protein: MDVKKCYKNGLKYLNEGKFNKASKYLDKVIEYYEKKLGIKSHKDYKNLVDKLKNLNEEEIGVFIGAWINREIANSGGILVYSEKINRKLEGLKAIIEPWFDEGTRHFNEKKYEESIKYFDKIIKVYEMFFGVLSDGDYNKLPNKLLKSINKSHKKDDIDKKLIKSYEEFLNYSNYKIYENEKNKLSDLSWSILKGYFERLLNNNYNQNKIKYNKNIELFSYAWNNKGIALARLKKYKEAIECFEKALEINPDFHDTIIDLYQYLKQNLCSKDKIDKDGFIKIFGLLCEIAFYIMDLKKELMVSDKEVIYHYTKPIVIKNLLEGFHFRLYNVSYMNDPEEGKTFLRMIANEKLSLDNLKYIYEIEHELDIQNFKESGEFQAFIGSFVVDDYEGDNLFLWRTYGKDENKEEAKGVCIGIKKDFFDNKHDYLETSKNIGLGSDIGDIFCLYYVIYYEDDETEDKKHSNDSKFEKLKNTLKEIDKLISLLIQELNEINRNNHQKLIEYSQSLMELIDNIIIKHKEKDELEKIGDVLRWVILFKLLQMRITTRQNYYKYLKILNEVTTSFIENNKDKIPTELIKKLEEFNSITCEVLKTYEPIRTLIKSLLDEIRYLVKSKYYKEEKECRVVKVYNLKFHKDKIKLDTNHTPPRLYVEIEKDLREYIKEIILGPKVENKEHWKLYLEYLKNKDPKKYGKIEIKRSNCNFR; this comes from the coding sequence ATGGATGTAAAAAAATGTTATAAAAATGGATTAAAGTATCTTAATGAAGGAAAATTTAATAAAGCAAGTAAATATTTGGATAAGGTAATTGAGTATTATGAGAAAAAACTAGGAATAAAATCACATAAAGATTATAAAAATTTAGTTGATAAATTAAAGAATTTAAATGAAGAAGAAATTGGCGTATTTATTGGTGCTTGGATTAATAGGGAAATAGCAAATAGTGGGGGCATATTGGTATATAGTGAAAAAATTAACAGAAAATTAGAAGGACTTAAAGCAATAATAGAACCATGGTTTGATGAAGGCACAAGGCATTTCAATGAAAAGAAATATGAAGAATCTATTAAATATTTTGATAAAATAATTAAAGTTTATGAAATGTTTTTTGGAGTGTTATCTGATGGGGATTATAATAAATTACCTAACAAATTATTAAAATCAATTAATAAAAGCCATAAAAAAGATGATATTGATAAAAAATTAATCAAATCCTATGAAGAGTTTTTAAATTACTCAAATTATAAAATCTACGAAAATGAAAAAAATAAATTATCAGATTTATCTTGGTCTATATTAAAAGGATATTTTGAAAGATTACTCAATAATAATTATAACCAAAATAAGATTAAATATAATAAAAATATAGAATTATTTTCTTATGCATGGAATAATAAAGGAATCGCACTTGCAAGATTAAAAAAATATAAAGAAGCAATAGAATGTTTTGAAAAGGCATTAGAAATAAATCCTGACTTTCATGATACTATCATTGATTTATACCAATATCTAAAACAGAACTTATGTTCAAAAGATAAAATCGATAAAGATGGATTTATAAAAATTTTTGGATTATTATGTGAAATTGCATTTTACATAATGGATCTTAAAAAAGAACTAATGGTTTCAGATAAAGAAGTGATTTATCACTACACTAAACCGATAGTTATAAAAAATCTTTTAGAAGGTTTTCATTTTAGGTTGTACAATGTGTCTTATATGAACGACCCTGAAGAGGGTAAAACATTTTTAAGAATGATTGCTAATGAAAAATTAAGTTTGGATAATCTAAAATATATTTATGAAATTGAACATGAACTTGATATACAAAATTTTAAAGAAAGTGGAGAATTCCAAGCATTTATTGGAAGTTTTGTAGTTGATGATTATGAAGGAGATAATTTATTCTTATGGAGGACTTATGGAAAAGATGAAAATAAAGAAGAAGCAAAAGGGGTTTGTATTGGTATAAAAAAAGATTTTTTTGATAATAAGCATGACTATTTAGAAACTTCTAAAAATATTGGACTTGGGAGCGATATTGGAGATATATTTTGTCTATATTATGTAATTTATTATGAAGATGATGAAACGGAAGATAAAAAACATTCTAATGACTCAAAATTTGAAAAATTAAAAAATACTTTAAAAGAAATAGATAAGTTAATAAGTTTATTAATTCAAGAGCTAAATGAAATCAATAGAAATAATCATCAAAAATTAATTGAATATTCACAAAGCCTAATGGAACTCATAGATAATATCATAATTAAACACAAAGAAAAAGATGAATTAGAAAAAATTGGGGATGTTTTAAGATGGGTTATACTATTTAAATTATTACAGATGAGAATAACAACAAGACAAAATTACTATAAATACCTAAAAATATTGAATGAGGTAACGACATCCTTTATAGAAAATAACAAAGATAAAATTCCTACAGAGTTAATTAAAAAATTAGAAGAATTTAATAGCATTACTTGTGAGGTATTAAAAACCTATGAACCGATAAGAACACTTATAAAATCTCTATTGGATGAAATTAGATACTTAGTAAAATCCAAATATTACAAAGAAGAAAAAGAATGCAGGGTTGTGAAGGTTTATAATCTAAAATTCCACAAAGATAAAATAAAATTAGATACAAATCACACTCCGCCAAGATTATATGTTGAAATAGAGAAAGATTTAAGGGAGTATATTAAAGAAATTATTCTTGGGCCAAAGGTAGAAAATAAAGAACATTGGAAGCTATATTTAGAATATCTTAAAAATAAAGACCCTAAAAAATATGGAAAAATAGAAATTAAACGTTCAAACTGCAACTTTAGATAA
- the acsB gene encoding acetyl-CoA decarbonylase/synthase complex subunit alpha/beta, whose protein sequence is MVVENIIKGAKKVLNLTKDALKDIENKEVGYKGTNYNLPLIYGLLGKKVKDINELRELINSLEIKDEKTLENALDAGVVTLLCAEALEALKYATEEKPYKEPYVGFIPDETLRGLGVPLVEGKIPAILVVIGKVGDEEKLRKLIDDIRKRNILALFVGEIVKEMDEAGIEYGLDKLLVPLGDSITSAAHAANLAIRAPLIFGGIEPGKTEEIIDYIKNRVPAIVVALGDIDDITLAAGAGCIKAGVPVITNNPVPVIEGALESSDIENIVENALKMKGVEVKVTEFDIPVSVGPMNEGERVRGPDMHVELAGPKSYGCELVLVKDDVEEGIEVIGKELDEMEEGSRNPFAIVVEVSGKGLEKDIEGVLERRIHEFLNYIEGVMHLNQRDQVWIRINKNSFNKGLRLKHIAEVVKALFKEHFPIIEKCKVKIITDEEKVKEILEEARKIYAERDARARELSEEDVDVFYGCVMCQSFAPTHVCIITPDRPSLCGSISYFDARAAAKIDPEGPIFEVPKGELLDEKLGIYSGVNEVVESRSQGSVKEIAMHSALTSPCTSCGCFEAIAFYIPEVDGFGVVDRNFKGETPFGLPFSSLAGQCSGGKQVPGFVGIAIEYMRSPKFLQGDGGWQRVVWLPKDLKEKVKDAIPEDLYDKIATEEDVSNTEELAKFLEEKGHPVMKKAEETEEEKVEEVKEEKGIEVGETILDIAKDRGIQIIMKNVKIVINFNVKK, encoded by the coding sequence ATGGTTGTTGAAAATATAATTAAAGGGGCAAAGAAAGTATTGAATTTAACAAAAGATGCATTAAAAGATATAGAAAATAAAGAAGTTGGCTATAAGGGAACAAACTACAATCTTCCTTTAATATATGGGCTTTTGGGAAAAAAAGTAAAAGATATTAACGAATTGAGAGAGTTAATAAATTCACTTGAAATTAAAGATGAAAAGACGTTGGAAAATGCTCTTGATGCAGGAGTTGTAACACTATTGTGTGCGGAGGCGTTAGAGGCGTTAAAATACGCAACAGAAGAAAAACCATACAAAGAACCCTACGTTGGCTTTATTCCAGATGAAACCTTAAGGGGCTTAGGGGTTCCACTTGTAGAAGGAAAAATCCCAGCAATTTTGGTTGTTATTGGAAAGGTTGGAGATGAGGAGAAATTAAGAAAATTAATTGATGATATAAGGAAGAGAAATATTTTGGCTTTGTTTGTTGGGGAAATAGTTAAGGAAATGGATGAAGCAGGAATAGAATATGGATTGGATAAATTGTTGGTTCCACTTGGAGATAGCATAACTTCTGCAGCACATGCGGCAAACCTTGCTATAAGAGCCCCACTAATCTTTGGAGGTATTGAGCCAGGAAAGACGGAGGAGATAATTGACTACATAAAGAATAGAGTTCCGGCAATTGTTGTAGCATTGGGAGATATTGATGATATAACACTTGCAGCAGGGGCAGGATGTATAAAAGCAGGAGTTCCAGTTATAACAAACAACCCAGTTCCAGTTATTGAGGGGGCATTAGAAAGCTCAGATATTGAAAATATTGTTGAAAATGCTTTGAAAATGAAGGGAGTTGAGGTTAAAGTTACTGAATTTGATATTCCAGTTTCAGTAGGACCAATGAATGAAGGGGAGAGAGTTAGAGGACCAGATATGCATGTTGAATTAGCAGGGCCTAAGAGTTATGGTTGTGAGTTAGTTTTGGTTAAAGATGATGTCGAGGAGGGTATTGAGGTTATTGGAAAAGAGTTAGATGAGATGGAAGAGGGGAGCAGAAATCCATTTGCAATAGTTGTTGAAGTTAGTGGAAAAGGATTAGAAAAGGATATTGAAGGAGTTTTAGAGAGAAGAATCCATGAGTTCTTAAACTACATTGAGGGAGTTATGCACTTAAACCAAAGAGACCAAGTTTGGATTAGGATAAATAAAAACTCATTCAATAAGGGATTAAGGTTAAAGCATATTGCGGAGGTAGTAAAAGCGCTATTCAAAGAACACTTCCCAATAATTGAAAAATGTAAGGTTAAAATCATAACTGATGAAGAAAAAGTTAAAGAAATCCTCGAAGAGGCAAGAAAAATATATGCTGAGAGGGATGCGAGGGCAAGGGAGTTGAGTGAGGAGGATGTTGATGTATTCTATGGATGTGTAATGTGTCAAAGCTTTGCCCCTACACACGTCTGTATTATAACCCCAGATAGACCTTCATTGTGTGGAAGTATAAGCTATTTTGACGCAAGAGCAGCAGCAAAAATAGATCCAGAGGGGCCAATATTTGAAGTTCCAAAAGGAGAACTACTTGATGAAAAATTGGGTATCTATTCAGGAGTTAATGAGGTTGTGGAAAGTAGGTCTCAAGGAAGTGTTAAAGAAATTGCAATGCATAGTGCATTAACAAGCCCATGCACGTCTTGTGGGTGTTTTGAGGCAATAGCATTTTACATTCCTGAGGTTGATGGGTTTGGAGTTGTAGATAGAAACTTTAAAGGAGAGACACCATTTGGTTTGCCATTCTCATCACTTGCAGGCCAGTGCAGTGGTGGAAAACAAGTTCCAGGATTCGTTGGAATTGCAATAGAGTACATGAGGTCTCCGAAATTCCTGCAGGGAGATGGGGGTTGGCAAAGGGTTGTTTGGCTTCCAAAGGACTTGAAGGAAAAGGTAAAAGATGCAATACCTGAGGATTTATATGACAAAATTGCAACAGAAGAAGACGTATCAAACACTGAAGAATTGGCAAAGTTCTTAGAAGAGAAAGGACATCCAGTAATGAAAAAAGCTGAAGAAACTGAAGAAGAAAAAGTAGAAGAGGTTAAAGAAGAAAAAGGTATCGAAGTTGGAGAAACAATATTAGATATTGCAAAAGATAGAGGTATTCAAATAATAATGAAGAATGTGAAGATTGTTATAAACTTCAATGTTAAAAAATAA
- a CDS encoding MBL fold metallo-hydrolase, whose protein sequence is MKIIPIASESLGVRSLATYVETEDVKVLIDPGVAIAPKRYGLPPNEIEFEQLRKIREKLNNFAKECDIITISHYHYDHYTPFHDDEYLDSKDYAKTLYKDKILLIKHPTEFINRSQMKRAKVFLENVKNIAKEINYADNKTFRFKNTQIKFSPPFPHGKDAKLGYVLLTTIKDKNFTFLHASDVQGVIFDELKDYIINECPDLIIMSGPPTYLINRFGKENLKKVDENLIDILKNTDAQLILDHHFLRDKNYKEKLSVDFKTIAEYIGEENYLLEAYRKDIKDGKQINFKP, encoded by the coding sequence ATGAAAATCATCCCAATTGCAAGTGAAAGTTTAGGAGTTAGGAGTTTAGCCACTTATGTTGAAACAGAAGATGTTAAAGTTTTAATAGACCCTGGTGTAGCAATAGCACCAAAGAGATATGGCTTACCCCCAAATGAAATAGAATTTGAGCAATTGAGAAAAATAAGGGAAAAATTAAATAATTTTGCCAAAGAATGTGACATTATAACCATCTCCCACTACCATTATGACCACTACACGCCATTTCATGATGATGAGTACTTAGATTCAAAAGATTATGCAAAAACTCTCTACAAGGATAAAATTTTACTCATAAAACACCCAACAGAATTTATAAACCGAAGTCAAATGAAAAGGGCAAAGGTTTTCTTAGAGAATGTCAAAAACATAGCAAAAGAAATAAACTATGCAGATAACAAAACCTTCCGCTTCAAAAATACCCAAATTAAATTTTCTCCACCATTCCCACATGGAAAAGATGCTAAGTTAGGGTATGTTTTGCTAACAACTATAAAAGATAAAAACTTCACATTCCTCCACGCTTCTGATGTCCAAGGAGTTATTTTTGATGAGTTAAAGGATTATATAATAAATGAATGCCCAGATTTAATAATAATGAGTGGTCCTCCAACTTATTTAATAAACAGATTTGGAAAAGAGAATCTAAAAAAGGTAGATGAAAATTTAATAGACATATTAAAAAATACAGATGCACAGCTGATTTTAGATCATCACTTTTTGAGAGATAAAAACTACAAAGAAAAACTGAGTGTAGATTTTAAAACAATTGCAGAATATATTGGGGAAGAAAATTACTTATTGGAGGCATATAGGAAAGATATAAAAGACGGAAAGCAAATAAACTTTAAACCTTAA